The Arabidopsis thaliana chromosome 5, partial sequence genomic interval AATGGTTGTTTGTGTTGTATGAATCAAAGAAACTAAAGTTGCAATTCCTCATGAAATTTTCTGCAAACGTTTCTAAGtttcaaattcattttcaGGAACCAAACAAGCCTCCAGATTCGTGGTTTGAGTTAAAAGTAAACCCACATATTTATGTTAATGGGTTGCCCGATGATGTCACCATCGAGGAAGTAAGTTGTGGTCATACTTCTTCTACCATTATGAATATCTGAAGCTTTTAAATGGACTGATAGTAGGTATATCATTACAGGTAGCTGAAGTTTTTTCTAAGTGCGGTATAATTAAGGAGGTAAATCTCACTATCTGAAGATTCTTcctgtgttttattttggaatccTGTGTAAGTATCCCCTAACAATGTGGATCTGGTAAACAATTCAGGATGACACTGGCAAGCCTCGCATAAAGCTATACAGTGACAAGGCGACAGGAAAATTAAAAGGCGATGCTCTTATCTCCTATATGAAGGTAATGGCTATATTTGAAGTTCTGTCCTCATGGGATGCATAAGGTTATGATTTTAAACTTTGTCTATTTTTCATCTTCAtgtgtatttgtttttgttttcactagGAGCCCTCAGTGGATCTGGCAATTAAAATCTTAGACGGGGCTCCGTTACGTCCTGCTGATAAGCTCCTCATGTCAGTTTCTCGAGCTAAGTTCGAGCAGAAAGGTTAATACTATTGCACATTTGTTGTATAACAACTTATCGGTTATGTAAAACATCCCATCTGTGGCTTTAGTTTCGGCAATATTTTACTTATGGTTTTTATTggctttactttttttttactcaggGGAGAGATTTATAACTAAGCAAACcgacaacaagaagaaaaagaagcttaaAAAGGTCGAGCAAAAGTTGCTTGGATGGGGTACGTTTTCGCTTTCGTGTACTAAAAACTTACCTTATCTCTAGAAAGACGCATAATAGAGAAATATACTAGGAGATGCTAGAGATTCATTTCCTTACGACCATAGGAAGGTTTattgttaaaattataatttcttttactaGGAAAAGATGTATCTATATTGTCTGTGCTTTACCAGATCTTTGTGGAACTCTCTAAACTTAACCATTACTTAGCAAAAAGACTGCACTAAAGACTTTTAACCTAATCAATTTTGGAAAGAAACCTTTTAATGACGAGAGTTTAGAAACACGATATAGGGGTTACAGacatatcattcttttcttattctttctGGTGACTTGTGATATCTTAACTGATGAGCGTTTCCTGTTATTGAGCCATTTTTTCCTCCTACTATGTTTATTTAGGTCAGTGGCCATTGCGGATGCATGGATCAAAAGGGAACATATAGTCATGTCAATATTATCTATTTCTGATTATTCCTAGTTGATTTTGAGcatattaaaatcaaaagaaatgacCATTTTAGTTGTTGAAGTTGGAGATTGTTCCTAGTGGATTCTAAATTTTATCACATTTCCTCTCTTTTGTTGACGTAGGTGGTACAGATGATTCTAAGGTCTCAATACCTGCAACGGTTGTTCTGCGCTACATGTTCAGTCCAGCTGAGTTGATGGTAGGTCTTGTCCAATAGTTAATATGAGAAATGTTGCTATTTTTAAGAGTAGCTGATATAGCTTTGAGCATTTACTCTGTTTGCAGGCTGATGAGGATCTGGTTGCTGAGTTAGAGGAAGACGTGAAAGAGGAGAGTTTGAAGCATGGACCGTTCGACTCAGTGAAGGTAAtaatatgatttctttttatcttaaGCTGGTGGTCTTGCTTGCTGCATATAGCTTTGTGGAAAACTTGAGATTATTTTGGAGTACCAATCGAATCTCTTCTTTACAGGTATGTGAGCATCATCCACAGGGTGTTGTTCTTGTAAGATTCAAGGATCGGAGAGATGCACAGAAATGTATAGAAGCAATGAACGGTCGATGGTACAAACTCTCCTGAGTCATCATTTCCGCCTAATTGCCATTAGAGTCGGTATTGAGTCTGATGCTTACATGTActtctttctgtttctggATGAATGCAGGTATGCAAAGAGACAGATACATGCGAGCCTCGATGATGGATCAGTGAACCATGCTACAGTTAgggattttgatttggaagCGGAACGGTTAGATCAGTTTGCAGCTGAACTGGAAGCTGCtgagtaaaaaacaaaagcacaATGATCTAAAGCTGGGAAGATTTGGATTATTATTCTGGGAAACTCAGGTTTCTGATGTAAATCACTAGGCACAGACACATCTGAATCAGACCAACGCAAACCCAGAGGACCGGTTTTATCTAGTACTAGTAGTATTACCTGTAGTGAAATTAACGAATAAGACTGCACTTGCAAGTGTATTTTGATATTCGTTGACTAAAAACCTTTACTACTATGTAATACGATTTTCTTctagaaatttgaaaaatcgGAATTTAAAAGTTATGCTTCactatattttttccttatttgttaAATCATGATACTTAGCAGTTTTTGTGTGACACCATCAcatgaatttttgtttctatcaatcatttgtttaaaataCTTTGTATTGTAGTTTGGACCTAAATTTCATACTTTTACAGCAGAATGTTGTCAGATGATCTCTAATAACagaatctttatttttctgtttttcttattaaaaagtttcgatttttttcaGATTTCCCGCAATGAGGCAAAAGAAGCCGCCgagttgaaatattttgaaaaaaatggaaaaacccaaaatattttcaagtaataattaaatgaaGTTAAATACTGTTGGGGCTAGTtgacgaaaacaaaaattgttgaaaaatGATCTAAATCTAAAGCTATGCGGGACCCGCTAATCTCTTAACCAATGAGAGAACGACGTATGTCACGGAACATGTGTTTCTTTGCCGCACCAAATCCCTcatttaatcaaaaatcaaCCAAAGATCCAAATTTCgaaactttttagttttttttgcatatCGCAATTTCCACAAATTTTACTGTTTTCCTTGGCTGTTGTTGTGTCTGAATctccaagaagaaagagttgtGTCTTTAAGATTCTGCTTTTACCCAAATTGGGTGTTCTTTTTCCAAGTTTctgagaattagggtttccgCGAGGACTCTGTTCAAATCGAGCTGTTTTGGACTTGTTTGAGCTTGGTCAATTCTACGGTAATTGATCTACCCTTTGCTCTCTATTCTACTTACCGAAGTAGTCTAGTGTCTCTGCTCAGTGGCAATTGCGAGACTTTGTTGTCGGTTTGAGCTATTTCGATTCTGTTGTCGaaatttggaaactttttttgaTTCTCTATAGACGTATCTTTGGGGCTGAAGAAAGGGATTTTGTTATCTGAATAGTTTTTGAAG includes:
- the ELF9 gene encoding RNA binding (RRM/RBD/RNP motifs) family protein (EARLY FLOWERING 9 (ELF9); FUNCTIONS IN: mRNA binding, RNA binding; INVOLVED IN: negative regulation of flower development, nuclear-transcribed mRNA catabolic process, nonsense-mediated decay; LOCATED IN: nucleus; EXPRESSED IN: 25 plant structures; EXPRESSED DURING: 15 growth stages; CONTAINS InterPro DOMAIN/s: RNA recognition motif, RNP-1 (InterPro:IPR000504), Nucleotide-binding, alpha-beta plait (InterPro:IPR012677), GYF (InterPro:IPR003169); Has 1807 Blast hits to 1807 proteins in 277 species: Archae - 0; Bacteria - 0; Metazoa - 736; Fungi - 347; Plants - 385; Viruses - 0; Other Eukaryotes - 339 (source: NCBI BLink).), whose translation is MSDSDNLQLPPSSTGATVAATDVGWYILGENQQNLGPYTFSELCNHFRNGYLLETTLVWADGRSEWQPLSAIPDLMSRISGAEIAYPAVGSSGLINGSNAGTRQEKQDYTASASTEDEFEKWQREIKDAEAEAERLKNGSVSGTELVEDDHERASSPPEGEDEFTDDDGTKYKWDRARRVWVPQDDPPLGSVDPYGLEEMTFAKEDEVFPTINILDTSVDKKDASKDDVAGKKEEDGSDETAEINSNGKRKLPEPETEKKEPNKPPDSWFELKVNPHIYVNGLPDDVTIEEVAEVFSKCGIIKEDDTGKPRIKLYSDKATGKLKGDALISYMKEPSVDLAIKILDGAPLRPADKLLMSVSRAKFEQKGERFITKQTDNKKKKKLKKVEQKLLGWGGTDDSKVSIPATVVLRYMFSPAELMADEDLVAELEEDVKEESLKHGPFDSVKVCEHHPQGVVLVRFKDRRDAQKCIEAMNGRWYAKRQIHASLDDGSVNHATVRDFDLEAERLDQFAAELEAAE